A genomic stretch from Synergistales bacterium includes:
- a CDS encoding ABC transporter ATP-binding protein yields MHPDQGYVTVRGLKKYFPIRRGVFRRTVANVRAVDDVSFHVDKQETLGLVGESGCGKSTTGRALLHLLPPTAGSVWFEGEDVAELLARDPGRVRRGMQIIFQDPYGSLNPRINVRDIVGEAVRYYGLCRERGLDDYVVEILEKCGLRPEHRLRYPHEFSGGQRQRIGVARALAVQPSFVVCDEPVSALDVSIQSQVLNLLKDLQEELRLTYLFISHDLSVVRHISDRIAVMYLGKMVELAEKAEFFRNPLHPYTRALLSAIPDPDPESGRERIHLEGDVPSPVDPPPGCRFHTRCPCAMERCAREDPVFRDVGGGHHVACFLYQNDG; encoded by the coding sequence ATGCATCCTGACCAGGGATACGTGACGGTGCGGGGACTGAAGAAGTACTTCCCCATCCGGCGGGGGGTCTTCCGCCGTACCGTGGCCAACGTGCGGGCCGTGGACGATGTCTCCTTCCATGTGGACAAACAGGAGACCCTGGGGCTGGTGGGGGAGTCGGGCTGCGGCAAGAGCACCACCGGGCGGGCCCTGCTCCATCTGCTGCCGCCCACCGCCGGGAGCGTGTGGTTCGAGGGGGAGGACGTGGCGGAGCTGCTGGCCAGGGATCCCGGCCGGGTCCGGCGGGGGATGCAGATCATCTTCCAGGATCCCTACGGGAGCCTCAATCCCCGGATCAACGTCCGGGACATCGTGGGCGAGGCGGTACGCTACTACGGGCTCTGCAGGGAGCGCGGGCTGGACGACTATGTGGTGGAGATCCTGGAGAAGTGCGGCCTCCGGCCGGAGCACCGCCTGCGCTACCCCCACGAGTTCTCCGGGGGGCAGCGGCAGCGCATCGGCGTCGCCCGGGCCCTGGCGGTGCAACCCAGCTTTGTGGTCTGCGACGAGCCGGTCTCCGCGCTGGATGTCTCCATCCAGAGCCAGGTGCTGAACCTCCTGAAAGACCTCCAGGAGGAGCTGCGGCTCACCTATCTGTTTATCTCCCATGACCTCTCGGTGGTCCGTCATATCTCCGACCGCATCGCCGTGATGTACCTGGGGAAGATGGTGGAGCTGGCGGAGAAGGCAGAATTCTTCCGGAACCCCCTGCATCCCTACACCAGGGCGCTGCTCTCGGCCATCCCCGACCCGGATCCCGAGAGCGGCAGAGAGCGCATCCACCTGGAGGGCGACGTCCCCTCGCCGGTGGACCCGCCGCCGGGCTGCCGCTTCCACACCCGCTGCCCCTGCGCCATGGAGCGCTGCGCCCGGGAGGATCCGGTCTTCCGGGATGTGGGGGGCGGCCACCATGTGGCCTGCTTCCTCTACCAAAACGACGGGTAG
- a CDS encoding ABC transporter substrate-binding protein → MGLGMLLAAGAACAAEDPVYGGTVRWREINDPPKLDPAMATDTVSSRNLYLMYDMLVENDPDGQGLLPRLAESWEGSEGGTVFTFHLRKGVHFQKESLGEPTKNGGREVVASDWKYSFERLVKVTSPRAYFIDMVKGYQDFVDGKTDEWTGIKVVDDHTLQFELEYPFAPFVAVLAYNSFMVVPREDAEHWGKDFNFHPVGTGPFILEEWNHDQNLVYRRNPDYWRTDAEGRELPYLDGVEIVIIPDNTVAYEEFKKGNIDCFPDFPDEYYRAAKEEFGSQLQERPWLGTYYYGFNNQKEPFKDNKKLRQALNYAVNREMINDLVIEGRYYPGKGVLPPGMFAYNEDLEGYSFNPEKARKLMAEAGYPDGFSCRLNVNNNPRHKAVAEAIQGQLMQLGIELDIHVLDWGVHLDLAERGETEMFRMGWVVDYADPDNFLYVLLSSENWGPKGNYSFYKNEEVDALLKEARVETDQQKRKELYQKAEQIIVDDAPWIFLFHYTTSLLVQDWVENVHLPAMGDYATPLYNVWTARQ, encoded by the coding sequence GGAGCGGCCTGCGCGGCGGAGGATCCCGTCTACGGCGGCACGGTGCGGTGGCGCGAGATCAACGACCCCCCCAAGCTCGATCCCGCCATGGCCACCGACACCGTCTCCAGCCGGAATCTCTATCTGATGTACGACATGCTCGTGGAAAACGATCCCGACGGCCAGGGGCTGCTCCCCCGGCTGGCGGAGAGCTGGGAGGGCTCCGAGGGAGGAACGGTCTTCACCTTCCACCTGCGCAAGGGCGTGCACTTCCAGAAGGAGTCCCTGGGCGAGCCGACGAAAAACGGCGGCCGCGAGGTGGTGGCCTCGGACTGGAAGTATTCCTTCGAGCGCCTGGTGAAGGTCACCTCGCCCCGGGCCTACTTCATCGACATGGTGAAGGGCTACCAGGATTTCGTGGACGGCAAGACCGACGAGTGGACCGGCATCAAGGTGGTTGACGACCACACCCTCCAGTTCGAGCTGGAGTATCCCTTCGCGCCCTTCGTGGCCGTGCTGGCCTACAACTCCTTCATGGTGGTGCCCCGGGAGGACGCCGAGCACTGGGGCAAGGACTTCAACTTCCACCCCGTGGGGACAGGACCGTTCATCCTGGAGGAGTGGAACCACGACCAGAACCTGGTCTACAGGAGGAATCCCGACTACTGGCGCACCGACGCCGAGGGCCGGGAGCTTCCCTACCTGGACGGTGTGGAGATCGTGATCATCCCCGACAACACCGTGGCCTACGAGGAGTTCAAGAAGGGCAACATCGACTGTTTCCCCGACTTCCCCGACGAGTACTACCGCGCCGCCAAGGAGGAGTTCGGCTCCCAGCTGCAGGAGCGTCCCTGGCTGGGGACCTACTACTACGGCTTCAACAACCAGAAGGAGCCCTTCAAGGACAACAAGAAGCTCCGCCAGGCGCTGAACTACGCTGTGAACCGCGAGATGATCAACGATCTGGTCATCGAGGGCCGTTACTACCCCGGCAAGGGCGTGCTGCCTCCGGGGATGTTCGCCTACAACGAGGATCTGGAGGGCTATTCCTTCAATCCCGAGAAGGCCAGGAAGCTCATGGCCGAGGCGGGCTACCCCGACGGTTTCTCCTGCCGGCTGAACGTGAACAACAACCCCCGCCACAAGGCCGTGGCCGAGGCCATCCAGGGGCAGCTGATGCAGCTGGGGATCGAACTGGATATCCATGTCCTCGACTGGGGCGTGCACCTCGACCTGGCCGAGCGGGGCGAGACGGAGATGTTCCGCATGGGCTGGGTGGTGGACTACGCCGATCCCGACAACTTCCTCTACGTGCTCCTGAGTTCCGAGAACTGGGGCCCCAAGGGCAACTACTCCTTCTACAAGAACGAGGAGGTCGACGCCCTGCTCAAGGAGGCCCGGGTGGAGACGGACCAGCAGAAGCGCAAGGAGCTCTACCAGAAGGCCGAGCAGATCATCGTCGACGACGCCCCCTGGATCTTCCTCTTCCACTACACCACCAGCCTGCTGGTGCAGGACTGGGTGGAGAACGTCCACCTGCCCGCCATGGGGGACTATGCCACCCCGCTGTACAACGTCTGGACCGCCAGGCAGTAG
- the aroF gene encoding 3-deoxy-7-phosphoheptulonate synthase, protein MMIIQMENSSSSLDIARVCEREERRGRQVRVVPRSGGACIVSDGRKGSGWEGIPALPGVRRVTETACSYPLASRETFPDAKPVEMAPGVTVGGGEAAVIAGPCSVDTRELLLETARGIKASGAAALRGGAFKPRSNPYSFQGLGSEGIALLGEAREATGLPVVTEVMAPEDVELMAPQVDVFQVGARNMQNFPLLKALGKMDTPVLLKRGMMATVDEWLQAAEYILAGGNERVMLCERGIRSFDKSTRNTLDLSVVPLVKSLTHLPVLVDPSHATGKRDLVTPMSLAALAAGADGLLVEVHTRPDLALSDGHQTLTLEEFDHLMEAAGRITAALAPVEQPCGLKAVM, encoded by the coding sequence ATGATGATCATTCAGATGGAGAACAGCAGCAGCAGTCTTGATATCGCCAGAGTGTGCGAACGAGAGGAACGACGGGGCCGGCAGGTGCGTGTGGTGCCCAGAAGCGGCGGCGCCTGTATCGTCAGCGACGGCAGGAAGGGCAGCGGATGGGAGGGTATCCCCGCGTTGCCGGGGGTGCGCCGGGTGACGGAGACCGCCTGTTCCTACCCGCTGGCCAGCCGGGAGACCTTCCCCGACGCGAAACCGGTGGAGATGGCCCCCGGCGTCACCGTGGGCGGCGGCGAGGCGGCGGTCATCGCCGGGCCCTGCTCGGTGGACACCCGGGAGCTGCTGCTGGAGACGGCCCGGGGCATCAAGGCCAGCGGCGCGGCGGCGCTCCGCGGCGGCGCCTTCAAACCCCGCTCCAACCCCTACTCCTTCCAGGGGCTGGGCAGCGAGGGGATCGCCCTCCTCGGGGAGGCCAGGGAGGCCACGGGGCTGCCGGTGGTCACCGAGGTCATGGCCCCGGAGGACGTGGAGTTGATGGCCCCCCAGGTGGACGTCTTCCAGGTGGGCGCCCGGAACATGCAGAACTTCCCGCTCCTCAAGGCGCTGGGCAAGATGGACACACCGGTGCTCCTCAAGCGCGGCATGATGGCCACGGTGGACGAGTGGCTGCAGGCGGCGGAGTACATCCTGGCCGGCGGGAACGAGCGGGTCATGCTCTGCGAGCGGGGGATCCGCAGCTTCGACAAGAGCACCCGGAACACCCTGGACCTGAGTGTCGTTCCGCTGGTCAAGTCCCTCACCCATCTGCCGGTCCTGGTGGATCCCAGCCACGCCACGGGCAAGCGCGATCTGGTGACCCCCATGAGTCTGGCCGCCCTGGCTGCCGGTGCCGACGGCCTGCTGGTGGAGGTCCACACCCGTCCCGACCTGGCCCTCAGCGACGGCCACCAGACGCTCACCCTGGAGGAGTTCGACCACCTGATGGAGGCCGCCGGGCGGATCACCGCCGCTCTGGCGCCTGTGGAGCAGCCATGCGGCTTGAAGGCTGTCATGTAG
- a CDS encoding prephenate dehydrogenase/arogenate dehydrogenase family protein, whose product MRLEGCHVGIAGLGLIGGSMAAALARGGREVSGWDIDRTVTDRALERRIITRSAPTLEALAAGTDLLVLAAPIRRLVPLGRQAASAGNRPRALFDVGSVRAGVSDELGSLWGDRHLGFHPMAGRERGGIDNADAALFRGATVALVPSGATSPETLQLGKELAAALDARWLQVSPERHDRITACVSHLPMLVASALALTAGGELEALPELPALAGGGFRDTTRVASGPSWLAADVWERNGEAIGAVLRELTGLLERMRRASPQEIEALCDRAGAIRAAILAGVEPDSEDGGSGGVPNSLQADQRREQE is encoded by the coding sequence ATGCGGCTTGAAGGCTGTCATGTAGGCATCGCCGGCCTGGGGCTCATCGGCGGCTCCATGGCGGCGGCGCTGGCGCGGGGGGGCCGTGAGGTCTCCGGCTGGGACATCGACAGGACGGTGACGGACCGTGCCCTGGAGCGCAGGATCATCACCCGCAGCGCCCCCACGCTGGAGGCGCTGGCGGCCGGGACGGATCTGCTGGTACTGGCCGCGCCGATCCGCCGGCTGGTGCCGCTGGGCAGGCAGGCGGCGTCGGCCGGGAACCGGCCGCGGGCGCTCTTCGATGTAGGAAGCGTCCGCGCCGGGGTCAGTGACGAGCTCGGGTCGCTGTGGGGTGACAGACATCTGGGGTTCCACCCCATGGCGGGCAGGGAGCGGGGCGGGATCGACAACGCCGATGCCGCGCTCTTCCGCGGGGCCACCGTGGCGCTGGTGCCCTCCGGCGCCACGTCGCCGGAGACGCTGCAGCTGGGGAAAGAGCTCGCCGCCGCGCTGGACGCCCGGTGGCTGCAGGTCTCCCCGGAGCGGCACGACCGGATCACGGCCTGCGTGAGCCATCTGCCCATGCTGGTGGCCTCGGCGCTGGCGCTGACGGCAGGTGGGGAGCTGGAAGCGCTCCCCGAACTCCCCGCGCTGGCGGGGGGCGGATTCCGGGACACCACCCGTGTGGCCTCCGGGCCATCCTGGCTGGCCGCCGATGTCTGGGAGCGGAACGGCGAGGCCATAGGGGCGGTGCTCCGGGAGCTGACCGGGCTGCTGGAAAGGATGCGGCGGGCCTCGCCGCAGGAGATAGAAGCGCTCTGCGACCGAGCGGGCGCAATCAGAGCAGCGATCCTGGCCGGTGTGGAACCGGACAGCGAGGACGGAGGGTCCGGCGGGGTGCCGAACAGCCTCCAGGCGGACCAGAGGAGGGAACAGGAATGA
- a CDS encoding ABC transporter permease — MLAYIIRRLLYAIPVLWGVVTVVFILMAVVPGDPARLMMGQRGDPQTLAKIRADLGLDLPLHQQYFRFLKDVARGDFGTSYRNNEAVTTAILDRLGATFRLAFWAMVLATIVGVVAGIVSAVKQYSIFDYSAMFIAISGVSAPVFWVGLLLLLVFAYSLDWVPGVGYGDGSWRYLVLPVITLGVRPAALIARLTRSCMLEVLSQDYVRTARAKGLAERVVVGRHALKNALIPVITIVGTQISYLLSGAVLTETIFAWPGIGRLAVDALVARDFPMIRGTVISMALIFLVVNILVDISYGLIDPRVRYD, encoded by the coding sequence ATGCTCGCCTATATCATCCGGAGGCTGCTCTACGCCATCCCCGTTCTCTGGGGCGTGGTGACGGTGGTCTTCATCCTCATGGCGGTCGTTCCCGGCGACCCCGCCCGTCTGATGATGGGACAGCGGGGCGATCCCCAGACGCTGGCGAAGATCCGGGCCGACCTCGGCCTGGACCTGCCGCTCCACCAGCAGTATTTCCGGTTTCTCAAGGATGTGGCCCGGGGGGACTTCGGCACGTCCTACCGCAACAACGAAGCGGTGACCACGGCGATCCTCGACCGGCTGGGGGCCACCTTCCGCCTGGCCTTCTGGGCCATGGTGCTGGCCACCATCGTGGGGGTGGTCGCCGGGATTGTCTCGGCGGTCAAGCAGTACTCCATCTTTGACTACTCGGCCATGTTCATCGCCATCTCGGGGGTGAGCGCCCCGGTCTTCTGGGTGGGGCTGCTGCTTCTGCTTGTCTTCGCCTATTCCCTGGACTGGGTGCCCGGCGTGGGCTACGGCGACGGCAGCTGGCGCTACCTGGTGCTGCCGGTGATCACCCTGGGTGTCCGCCCTGCGGCGCTCATCGCCCGGCTCACCCGCTCCTGCATGCTGGAGGTGCTCAGCCAGGACTACGTCCGCACCGCCCGGGCCAAGGGGCTCGCCGAAAGGGTGGTGGTGGGCCGGCACGCCCTCAAAAACGCTTTGATCCCGGTGATCACCATCGTAGGAACCCAGATCTCCTACCTCCTGTCGGGGGCGGTGCTCACCGAGACCATCTTCGCCTGGCCCGGCATCGGCCGACTGGCGGTGGACGCCCTGGTGGCCCGCGACTTCCCCATGATCCGCGGCACGGTGATATCCATGGCCCTGATCTTCCTGGTGGTCAATATCCTGGTGGATATCTCCTACGGGCTCATCGACCCCAGGGTCCGGTACGATTAG
- a CDS encoding PAS domain-containing protein, which yields MDQRLATELLGELRAVPVELDPEGRVRTIGDAIEQLTGFPPGHYEGTLLTDGIAPVDADFVSLVLRQVLQGGHPPFEFQMLSRDMSPVWLRMTATVTTGDDGRQVVAGMLLDVTPERLTWRSRELVQRQYKRILYRNPAPIVFVDRNGGITYANPAAERVLGLNRSVIKGRTYDDPQWHITDFDGGSFPAGLLPFQRVKATGESVEGIRHAIRWPDGRTVYLSIDAVPIYDEHDEFDGIIAMTLDLTGEVMAQRKLRRNNVILQSIIHSLPGAVAVIDRDYRILHTNLSNFRLAGGRRLKREELEGRWCYEVFMDRDSPCPWCRIQQVMETGETVEEITAPGDPREVLTGRALKLFIAPIADEESGEVFGIVEYGTDVTDLREAWKKAEAASQSKTRFLANMSHEVRTPMSGVMGMLQLVRDTELDESQREYIDLALQSSGRMIKLLGDILDLARIEADSVPFLEERVNPGEVVRSVCDLFQPTAQRKGIALDCRMDESVPSAVTTDGTRLSQVLSNLIGNAMKFTDEGSVRLHAEAWEADAATCTLRFTITDTGIGIPASKLESIREPFVVGDDQPSSGREGAGLGLAMVQELLDHMGGSFDLQSQEGKGTTVTVALSLPLAGEAREGAGPEPGPAPAPPGEERAPAVLLAEDDAVNRIAVRRMLEKEGCTVTTAENGRKALEMVEQQRFDCVFMDIKMPVMDGLQALRELRDHERYAHTADVPVIALTAYTMEGDDARFLDEGMDGYLAKPVSRDALREMLDRHCASQSRQRPV from the coding sequence ATGGACCAGCGGCTTGCGACAGAGCTTCTCGGAGAGCTTCGGGCTGTACCCGTAGAACTGGACCCTGAGGGCAGGGTGCGCACCATCGGCGACGCTATCGAGCAGCTGACGGGGTTCCCTCCGGGACACTACGAGGGCACCCTCCTGACCGACGGCATCGCACCGGTGGATGCCGATTTTGTCTCTCTGGTCCTGAGGCAGGTGCTGCAGGGAGGCCACCCGCCCTTCGAGTTCCAGATGCTCTCCCGCGACATGAGCCCGGTCTGGCTGCGGATGACCGCCACGGTGACCACCGGAGACGATGGGCGTCAGGTGGTGGCGGGCATGCTGCTGGACGTCACCCCCGAACGGCTCACCTGGCGCAGCCGGGAGCTGGTGCAGCGGCAGTACAAGCGGATCCTCTACCGGAACCCGGCGCCCATTGTCTTTGTGGACCGCAACGGCGGGATCACCTACGCCAATCCCGCCGCCGAGAGGGTCCTCGGCCTGAACCGGTCGGTGATCAAGGGGCGGACCTACGACGATCCCCAGTGGCACATCACCGACTTCGACGGCGGGTCCTTCCCCGCCGGGCTGCTCCCCTTCCAGCGTGTCAAGGCGACGGGGGAGTCGGTGGAGGGGATACGGCACGCCATCCGGTGGCCCGACGGCAGGACGGTCTATCTCTCCATCGACGCGGTGCCCATCTACGACGAGCACGACGAGTTCGACGGCATCATCGCCATGACCCTGGACCTCACCGGCGAGGTGATGGCCCAGCGGAAGCTGCGGCGGAACAACGTGATCCTCCAGTCCATTATCCACTCCCTGCCCGGCGCCGTGGCGGTGATCGACAGGGACTACCGGATCCTGCACACCAACCTGAGCAACTTCCGGCTCGCCGGAGGGCGGCGCCTGAAGCGGGAAGAGCTGGAGGGCCGCTGGTGCTACGAGGTCTTCATGGACCGGGACTCCCCCTGCCCCTGGTGCCGGATACAGCAGGTGATGGAGACCGGCGAGACCGTAGAGGAGATCACCGCCCCCGGCGATCCCCGGGAGGTGCTCACCGGCAGGGCGCTGAAGCTGTTCATCGCGCCCATTGCCGACGAGGAGAGCGGTGAGGTCTTCGGCATCGTGGAGTACGGCACGGATGTGACGGACCTGCGGGAGGCCTGGAAGAAAGCCGAAGCGGCCAGCCAGTCGAAGACCCGGTTCCTCGCCAACATGAGCCACGAGGTGCGCACCCCCATGAGCGGGGTGATGGGGATGCTCCAGCTGGTGCGGGACACGGAGCTCGACGAGTCCCAGCGGGAGTACATCGACCTGGCGCTGCAGTCCAGCGGCCGGATGATCAAGCTGCTGGGCGATATCCTCGACCTGGCACGGATCGAGGCCGACAGCGTCCCCTTCCTGGAGGAGCGCGTCAACCCCGGCGAGGTGGTCCGCTCGGTCTGCGATCTCTTCCAGCCCACGGCCCAGCGGAAGGGCATCGCGCTCGACTGCCGGATGGACGAGAGCGTCCCCTCCGCCGTGACGACCGACGGCACCAGGCTCTCCCAGGTGCTGTCCAATCTGATCGGCAACGCCATGAAGTTCACCGATGAAGGCTCGGTGCGGCTCCACGCGGAAGCCTGGGAGGCCGACGCCGCAACCTGCACGCTGCGGTTCACCATCACCGACACGGGGATCGGCATCCCCGCTTCCAAACTGGAGAGCATCCGCGAGCCCTTTGTGGTAGGCGACGACCAGCCTTCCAGCGGCCGCGAGGGCGCCGGCCTCGGCCTGGCCATGGTGCAGGAGCTGCTGGATCATATGGGCGGTTCCTTTGACCTGCAGAGCCAGGAGGGGAAGGGCACCACCGTGACGGTGGCCCTCTCCCTTCCCCTGGCCGGGGAGGCCCGGGAGGGCGCCGGGCCGGAGCCCGGGCCCGCGCCCGCGCCGCCCGGAGAGGAGAGGGCCCCGGCGGTGCTGCTGGCCGAGGACGACGCCGTCAACAGGATTGCGGTGCGGCGCATGCTGGAAAAGGAGGGCTGCACCGTGACGACGGCGGAAAACGGCCGGAAGGCCCTGGAGATGGTGGAACAGCAGCGTTTCGACTGCGTCTTCATGGACATCAAGATGCCCGTCATGGACGGCCTCCAGGCCTTGCGGGAGCTGCGGGACCACGAGCGGTACGCCCACACCGCCGATGTCCCCGTGATCGCCCTCACCGCCTACACCATGGAGGGCGACGACGCCCGTTTCCTGGACGAAGGGATGGACGGCTACCTGGCCAAGCCGGTCAGCCGTGATGCGTTGCGGGAGATGCTCGACAGGCACTGTGCATCCCAGTCCCGGCAACGCCCGGTGTAG
- a CDS encoding ABC transporter ATP-binding protein, protein MALLDVESLQTVFDTDRGLIRAVDGVSFSIEPGETLGIVGESGCGKSVTALSIMRLVARPVGRIAGGRILFEGEDLLDKSPGAMRSIRGNRIAMIFQEPMTSLNPVYTVGRQIMEPLMLHRRLGGGEARKKAVAMLDLVGIPNAARRAEEYPHQLSGGQRQRAMIAMALACNPALLIADEPTTALDVTVQAQILDLMNSLKEEFGSSVIFITHDLGVIAETAQQVVVMYAGKVVEQASVRSLFREPRHPYTQGLLRSIPRISEDRERLDVIPGVVPNPLAFPPGCRFHNRCPQCFDRCTREEPPLYRLRDGRSCRCWLYEGEGLEGGERADAS, encoded by the coding sequence ATGGCCTTGCTCGACGTCGAATCGCTCCAGACTGTTTTCGATACCGACCGCGGACTGATCCGCGCGGTGGACGGGGTCTCCTTCTCCATCGAACCCGGGGAGACGCTGGGCATTGTGGGGGAGTCGGGCTGCGGCAAGAGCGTCACGGCCCTTTCCATCATGCGGCTGGTGGCCAGGCCGGTGGGGCGGATCGCCGGCGGACGGATCCTCTTCGAAGGGGAGGATCTGCTGGACAAAAGCCCCGGTGCGATGCGCTCCATCCGGGGGAACCGCATCGCCATGATCTTCCAGGAGCCCATGACCAGCCTCAACCCGGTCTACACCGTGGGCAGACAGATCATGGAGCCCCTGATGCTGCACCGGAGGCTGGGGGGAGGGGAAGCCAGAAAGAAGGCGGTGGCCATGCTCGATCTGGTGGGCATCCCCAACGCCGCCAGGAGGGCGGAGGAGTACCCCCATCAGCTCTCGGGCGGGCAGCGGCAGCGCGCCATGATCGCCATGGCCCTGGCCTGCAACCCCGCCCTGCTCATCGCCGACGAGCCCACCACGGCGCTGGATGTGACGGTGCAGGCCCAGATCCTGGATCTGATGAACAGCCTGAAGGAGGAGTTCGGCTCCTCCGTGATCTTTATCACCCACGATCTGGGGGTGATCGCCGAGACGGCCCAGCAGGTGGTGGTGATGTACGCCGGCAAGGTGGTGGAGCAGGCGTCGGTCCGGTCTCTGTTCCGCGAGCCCCGGCATCCCTACACCCAGGGGCTGCTTCGTTCCATTCCCAGAATCTCCGAGGACCGGGAGCGCCTGGACGTGATCCCCGGCGTGGTGCCCAACCCGCTGGCCTTCCCGCCGGGCTGCCGCTTCCACAACCGCTGTCCCCAGTGCTTCGACCGCTGCACCCGGGAGGAACCGCCCCTCTACCGGCTGCGGGACGGCCGGAGCTGCCGCTGCTGGCTCTACGAGGGCGAGGGGCTGGAAGGAGGTGAGCGCGCCGATGCATCCTGA
- a CDS encoding ABC transporter permease produces the protein MTQTGQPSRKRYGNSLWYEAWLRFRRNRLAMLGLVMVVSIVFVALFAHLLAPYDPFRQLIWTEGRAAKLAAPSAEHLMGTDMYGRDVLSRIMYGARISLQIGIFATLVSLCLGVPLGAVAGYRGGWVDDLISWLINVVFAFPFLLFVLAVVAVFRNPSMIVVYVAIGLVNWVQIARVVRGQFISLREREFVEAARALGMPARRIIFVHIMPNAIAPVIVQATLGMGSIIMIEAGLAFLGFGAQPPTPSWGLMISSGQKYLGLGKWWWAIFPGVAIMYTVLAFNFLGDGLRDALDVRLKR, from the coding sequence ATGACACAGACCGGACAACCATCCAGGAAACGCTACGGCAACAGCCTCTGGTACGAGGCCTGGCTCCGCTTCCGGCGCAACAGACTGGCCATGCTGGGGCTCGTTATGGTGGTCTCCATCGTCTTCGTGGCCCTCTTCGCCCATCTGCTGGCGCCCTACGACCCCTTCAGGCAGCTGATCTGGACGGAGGGGCGGGCGGCCAAGCTGGCGGCTCCCTCGGCGGAGCACCTGATGGGGACCGACATGTACGGCCGGGACGTGCTGAGCCGGATCATGTACGGCGCCCGGATCTCCCTGCAGATCGGCATCTTCGCCACCCTGGTCTCCCTCTGTCTCGGCGTGCCCCTGGGGGCCGTCGCCGGCTACAGGGGGGGATGGGTGGACGACCTTATCTCCTGGCTCATCAACGTGGTCTTCGCCTTCCCCTTTCTGCTCTTCGTGCTGGCCGTGGTGGCGGTCTTCCGGAACCCCAGCATGATCGTGGTCTATGTGGCCATCGGCCTGGTCAACTGGGTGCAGATCGCCCGGGTGGTGCGGGGGCAGTTCATCTCCCTGCGGGAGCGGGAGTTCGTGGAGGCCGCCAGGGCACTGGGGATGCCCGCGCGGCGCATCATCTTCGTCCATATCATGCCCAACGCCATCGCTCCGGTGATCGTCCAGGCCACCCTCGGCATGGGGTCCATCATCATGATCGAGGCGGGGCTCGCCTTCCTGGGCTTCGGCGCCCAGCCCCCCACGCCGAGCTGGGGGCTCATGATCTCCAGCGGCCAGAAGTACCTGGGGCTGGGGAAGTGGTGGTGGGCCATCTTCCCCGGGGTGGCCATCATGTATACGGTGCTTGCCTTCAACTTCCTCGGCGACGGACTCAGGGACGCCCTCGACGTGCGTCTGAAGCGGTAG